Within the Cotesia glomerata isolate CgM1 linkage group LG6, MPM_Cglom_v2.3, whole genome shotgun sequence genome, the region ttgcacttatagtttttaacaaatggaTAGATAACAaaatcatagaattttttttattaataaattattatagaaaataataaaaaaaaattttcacttgtaaaaaactgtaagtgcaattttttaaaaatattcttttgttctaatttaattattaaaaaaaaaaaaaaaaaaaaaaaaaaattaaaaacatcggctaactttataaattgattCACAAAAACATCTtcaagttatttaaattaaaggttTGCCTGTCATATTTCATCTGTTCGCACACAGTGTGCCTGTCGAGGAAAGATCTCGTGCATTTGGCTATTTAGTTGCAGCTGGTTCTGTCGGCCAAGTTGTTGCGTCTATTGTAAGTTTatcctaaatatttttaaacaaatccCGCCAACTATTTAACTCCTTTTGTGTTGTTAGTTATGTCCGCGAATTCCTTGGCAAACAGGTTTCTATTTCTTCGGTACAATCGGGATATTTTGGACATTATTGTGGTTAATACTTTACCACGAATCTAATTCCCAAGACGAAATACCACTTTTTGTGCCAaaggtatttttaaaataattatctaattatttcggagaaattaatttaaaatttttgaccaaAGGTTAATCAAAACAGACCTATCCGTTGGACGGAATTAATTTGCCATTGGCCATTATGGTCGCTTTATATTGCTCACTTTGCCATGAACTGGAGTAATTACATAATAATGCAATGGCTGCCTACATATTTATCAAGAAATTTATCAGCAAATAAAGAGAGTATTAGTCTTACAGCTCTTCCTTATATTGTTAATTCACTTGTCGGTATTGGTGAGCAATTTCTaccaaatgaaaattaaaaaaaatattaacataaattttaattaatagctGCGGGACACAGTGCTGACAACTTGGTTCAAAAAAGATGGCCAATCTTGTCAGTAAGAAGACTAATGACAAATATCGGACTAATGGGGCCGGGTATTTTTATGCTGGCATTCTGTGCTGTTGATAATTTACTCCTCGCTGTAATGTAAGACATcaatattgatataattaataattacagtatataattaCAGTAAGATTAATATAATCTTTGGTTTAGATTTATATCAATATCGATGGGACTCTGCGCGTGTAATTCAGCTGGACATTTAAGTAACCACGCAGAAGTAGCTCCAAATCACGCCGGTATGACATTTGCAATATCAAATACAATCGCAACAATACCAGGAATCCTCTGTGGGCCAGTCACCGCAGAGTTGGTCACAACTTCCAGCGGAAGGTGGATGCCTGTGTTTGTTCTTGCAGCTGCTATTAATTTCACCGGTGCCATTATATATCAGACTCACTCTTTAGCACTTCCAGTTGTTTAATTTcgtgatttaaattaattataactgaGATGAGCTCAACATATCGCGGTCTGACTTGTGACAATTtgactatttttatatttatgtaaaaaacaaTCTTTTGTACATAATTATTTAGCTGTAAAAAATGTACTTGTAAATGAtgtaagataaaataatttaagtataaGGAGTAAGTTTCTCAAATCAgtctttattataatttattaatacagttgaataattaattaacagtaAATAATCAAAACCAGCTTGATTATAAACAAAGAAAGTCACACTAATTTCGATTTCTTCaactttgtttattattattattaggttagattatttaattatttatttgctgTCGCTTCGATCGGCAATATAACCTgtttggtaatttttaaaaatgaattttcataacCCAA harbors:
- the LOC123268226 gene encoding sialin-like produces the protein MARFRMLPRTSRIVALCSAANFINAADRVIMPIAIVQMTDEYKWNLHWQGWILSAFAFGYFTSQIIGANTASKFGCKTVLMSAVLLWSISTLITPLLVDSIPLLITCRVILGLGEGLGLPVIFHLFAHSVPVEERSRAFGYLVAAGSVGQVVASILCPRIPWQTGFYFFGTIGIFWTLLWLILYHESNSQDEIPLFVPKVNQNRPIRWTELICHWPLWSLYIAHFAMNWSNYIIMQWLPTYLSRNLSANKESISLTALPYIVNSLVGIAAGHSADNLVQKRWPILSVRRLMTNIGLMGPGIFMLAFCAVDNLLLAVIFISISMGLCACNSAGHLSNHAEVAPNHAGMTFAISNTIATIPGILCGPVTAELVTTSSGRWMPVFVLAAAINFTGAIIYQTHSLALPVV